In one window of Halocatena salina DNA:
- a CDS encoding trans-sulfuration enzyme family protein, with product MTRHDDRFHEHRFETIAVGAVENATPDESGTSDVIPPVHFSSTFEWGSGDDANEHEYSRESNPTRVALEEQLARLEGGEYGLAFASGMAAISTTMLSLVPPGGHLVSSDSLYSGTEKLLTEFVARHLGVDVEFVDAREPENVAAAVDSDTDLIWAETPTNPLMRLCDISSVATIAHDYSVPFGVDSTFASPYFQAPLEQGADIAVHSTTKYINGHSDSIGGAVVTDDDEIYEELAFCQRIGLGNMLSPFDCYLVGRGIKTLPARMEHHEENAMAVARLLEAHDRVARIYYPGLESHPQHDLAAEQMSGYSGMLSFEFDGTLDELEEFIEGLEMFTPGASLGGVESLIEVPSLMIPNEVNRGSVTAEIPETLVRISVGIEDVDDLCEDLRTALP from the coding sequence ATGACACGACACGATGACCGTTTCCATGAACACCGATTCGAGACGATCGCCGTCGGGGCAGTTGAGAACGCGACGCCCGACGAGAGCGGAACGAGCGATGTCATTCCGCCAGTGCATTTTTCAAGCACCTTCGAGTGGGGCAGCGGAGACGATGCCAACGAACACGAGTACTCTCGCGAGAGCAACCCGACGCGGGTGGCCCTTGAAGAGCAGTTAGCCCGTCTTGAAGGCGGTGAGTACGGGTTGGCGTTCGCTTCGGGAATGGCCGCCATCTCGACGACGATGCTGTCGCTGGTCCCGCCAGGGGGCCACCTCGTCTCGTCGGACTCCCTCTATAGCGGGACCGAAAAGCTGCTCACGGAGTTCGTTGCCAGGCATCTCGGCGTTGATGTCGAGTTCGTCGATGCTCGTGAACCGGAAAACGTCGCTGCGGCAGTCGATTCGGACACTGACTTGATCTGGGCAGAGACACCGACGAACCCGCTGATGCGTCTGTGCGATATCAGCTCGGTTGCCACCATCGCCCACGACTACAGTGTGCCGTTCGGGGTCGACAGCACCTTCGCGAGTCCATACTTCCAAGCTCCGCTCGAACAGGGGGCCGATATTGCCGTCCACAGCACGACCAAGTACATCAACGGACATTCCGACTCGATCGGGGGTGCCGTCGTCACTGATGACGACGAGATCTACGAGGAGCTGGCGTTTTGTCAGCGGATCGGGCTCGGGAACATGCTCTCGCCGTTCGACTGTTACCTCGTTGGGCGAGGCATCAAGACACTGCCGGCACGGATGGAACACCACGAGGAGAACGCGATGGCAGTCGCTCGCCTCCTTGAGGCCCACGACCGGGTCGCTCGCATCTACTATCCGGGTCTTGAGAGTCACCCACAACACGATCTTGCGGCTGAACAGATGTCGGGATACAGCGGGATGCTTTCCTTCGAGTTCGACGGTACGCTCGATGAACTAGAAGAGTTCATCGAAGGTCTTGAGATGTTCACTCCAGGGGCCAGCCTCGGTGGCGTCGAAAGCCTCATCGAGGTACCATCGCTGATGATCCCCAACGAGGTCAATCGCGGGTCGGTCACCGCGGAGATTCCCGAGACCCTGGTCCGAATATCGGTCGGCATCGAAGATGTCGACGACCTTTGCGAGGACCTTCGGACGGCGCTGCCGTAG
- a CDS encoding winged helix-turn-helix domain-containing protein codes for MTSDGDLDEITDLLDDPYARDILAKASSEPMSAKMLSERCDASLPTIYRRIERLQEHDLLTDQQRFDPDGHHYKTYEARLEQVTINLEDGTYSVEITRTEREAADRFSDLVEDLK; via the coding sequence ATGACTTCGGACGGTGATCTGGATGAGATCACCGACCTGCTCGACGATCCATATGCACGCGATATCCTTGCGAAGGCGAGCAGTGAGCCGATGTCGGCAAAGATGTTGAGCGAGCGTTGTGACGCATCGCTTCCGACGATCTATCGCCGTATCGAGCGCTTACAAGAGCATGACCTCCTTACGGACCAGCAACGATTTGATCCCGACGGCCATCACTATAAGACGTACGAAGCTCGTCTCGAACAGGTGACCATCAACCTTGAGGATGGAACGTATAGCGTCGAAATAACCCGGACAGAACGGGAAGCGGCTGACCGCTTTTCCGACCTCGTCGAGGATCTCAAGTGA
- a CDS encoding ABC transporter ATP-binding protein: MAVLEIRGLTKRFGNTTAVHDLTLDVNKGEVFGFLGQNGAGKSTTIDMLLDFIRPTNGTATISGHNPQHDPRTVREHIGILPDDYSLYDQLTGREHIEFAITMNESDEDPEAILARIGLTTASDRPTGSYSKGMRQRLAFGMALIGDPSVLILDEPSTGLDPNGVEEMRAIIREEADTGTTVFFSSHILDQVEAICDRVGIIDDGELIAVDTVEGLRNTFNTRSTLILSVDSVPSSHGISDLEGVENIKYTDKTIEVSCTNPEVKSSVIARVEATGASVTDITIEQTSLAELFSKITTGGKIE; encoded by the coding sequence ATGGCAGTACTCGAAATACGTGGTCTCACCAAACGGTTTGGGAATACGACTGCTGTGCATGATCTTACCCTTGATGTCAATAAAGGCGAGGTGTTCGGCTTTCTCGGCCAAAACGGCGCTGGAAAGTCAACAACAATCGATATGCTCCTTGACTTTATTCGTCCAACAAACGGTACTGCTACAATCTCGGGTCATAATCCACAACACGACCCACGTACAGTACGGGAACACATTGGCATCCTCCCAGATGACTATAGCCTCTACGACCAGCTCACGGGGCGAGAACATATCGAATTCGCTATTACGATGAACGAAAGTGATGAGGACCCGGAAGCGATACTTGCTCGCATCGGACTCACTACCGCCAGTGACCGGCCGACTGGCAGCTATTCAAAAGGAATGCGTCAGCGGCTCGCTTTCGGAATGGCCCTCATCGGTGATCCGAGCGTCCTGATTCTTGACGAGCCGTCGACTGGTCTCGATCCGAACGGAGTAGAGGAAATGAGGGCGATTATCCGTGAAGAGGCTGATACTGGAACTACAGTCTTCTTTTCAAGCCATATCCTTGATCAAGTCGAGGCTATCTGTGACCGGGTAGGAATCATTGATGACGGCGAACTCATCGCTGTTGATACCGTTGAGGGACTGCGAAACACCTTCAACACCCGATCGACGCTCATCCTCTCGGTCGATTCTGTGCCATCTAGCCACGGAATATCTGATCTCGAAGGTGTCGAAAATATAAAATATACTGATAAAACTATCGAGGTCAGTTGTACGAATCCGGAGGTAAAATCATCAGTTATTGCTCGCGTGGAAGCTACTGGAGCTTCTGTAACTGATATTACTATTGAGCAGACCTCACTCGCTGAACT
- a CDS encoding MOSC domain-containing protein, with the protein MNGVGTVEHIFTAPEPEVEMTERSDVEAVARSGLRGDRYFREVETGTFVKWESDEERHDGYDLTLIEQEAVTAIEREAGIELAPGEHRRNIETRDVALNHLVGQRFRVGDAICRGDRLCEPCNHLQRITQDGVLQALTHRGGLRADILEDGMIRPGDVIEPLE; encoded by the coding sequence ATGAATGGTGTTGGAACTGTCGAACACATCTTCACTGCTCCTGAGCCTGAAGTCGAAATGACCGAACGCAGTGACGTTGAGGCCGTCGCTAGAAGTGGCCTTCGGGGTGACAGATATTTCCGTGAAGTCGAAACCGGGACCTTCGTCAAGTGGGAGTCGGACGAGGAACGCCACGATGGATACGATCTCACGTTGATCGAGCAGGAGGCTGTTACAGCAATCGAACGTGAAGCGGGAATCGAACTCGCACCGGGAGAACACCGACGGAACATCGAAACTCGCGATGTCGCACTCAATCATCTCGTTGGACAACGATTTCGCGTTGGTGACGCCATCTGTCGAGGGGATCGGCTGTGTGAACCGTGTAATCATCTTCAGCGCATCACTCAAGATGGCGTATTGCAGGCACTCACTCACCGAGGAGGGCTCCGAGCAGACATTCTTGAAGATGGGATGATTCGCCCCGGAGATGTCATCGAACCGCTCGAATAA
- a CDS encoding DUF7521 family protein has translation MNEFIAGFDSALLDSYATTVPVIIAGFLAVVGLFVAYQGYRGYMRNRNRTLLFLTVGILFLTAIPFVIKSWIRVTDALTLLQGTLVSQLLTIIGLIIILYAFTST, from the coding sequence ATGAATGAATTCATAGCAGGTTTCGATTCGGCTCTTCTCGATAGCTACGCGACGACAGTGCCCGTCATCATCGCCGGATTCCTTGCAGTTGTTGGTCTTTTCGTCGCGTATCAGGGCTACCGTGGATACATGCGGAACAGAAATCGGACGCTGCTGTTTCTTACCGTTGGCATCCTGTTTTTGACGGCCATCCCGTTCGTGATAAAGAGTTGGATCCGAGTGACAGATGCACTCACACTGTTACAGGGGACTCTCGTCTCCCAACTACTCACCATCATCGGGCTTATCATCATTCTTTATGCGTTTACTAGCACATAA